GATGACCGTAGCCTCGCTCAGCGAATGCCCGGTCAGGTCCGCAAACATCTCGCTCACCCTTTTCAGTGGAATCATATGGTACGCACTCACATACACGATCCAGCCCGTAACACCAGCTCCATATTGGACAGAGGCGCTGACATGCGACGGAAAAGCAGCCTGATGAACCCCGCTACACTGCGGGCAGCAGCTCGTATGAGCGCGAAACTCGGTTGTCTGGATGCGTGGTTCAGGCAGATCGATCTGCTGACGCCGGTCGTAGCCTATACAGTTCTCCTGGTCCATTGGAGCATGACACGCAGGGCAGGTAGTTAGGCAAAAGTCGAGGATGGCATCCGGATCATCCACCATACTAAGTGTGTGTCCTTCATGACCTAGGGGTGCTCCCTTTTTGCCACCAGCGATGCGGGAGTTTGCGGGCTTACGAAACCCGTCACTTGAAGGCGGCTTGCTACTATTCTTGCTGTTAAGCCCTAGCTGGCGCTCCAACTCGGCTACTCTGTTTTCCAGTTCAGTGATCCGTTCTAGCAGTTTCGTAATGACCTTCTCGATTTGATCTGGACTACTGTGGCTAATTTGTTTGATTTCTTCGAGGCTCATTTTCATCCTGATCCCTCTTCTCCATTAAATTCGTTAAGTATTCTTAACCAATTTTTAGGGGTTTGAATAAGGGGACCTAAGTAGTAACCTTTCAGGACTCTTATGTGTCTCACTTACGGGGGATTAGCCCCATTGTGAGCAGATAAGAGCCTCTGAAGGCTCTTATCTGCATAAAAGGCAGCCATTTTGAAGAAATACGAGCCTTTCAAGGCTCTTATTTGCCTCGCTTACGGGGACAGGAATCTACCCCACTGTAAGCATGTAACACTTTCGACAAAGTCAATGAACAAACCTCGAGGCAAACCTCCTTACGAACTCAATAACCTTTATTTGAGCAAAATAGTTCATTTGGAAAATCTAACGAATTCCAGAATTGTTACTTCAAGCAAATCATCACCATTCCACCTATAAACTACTCAATAACGCCAATAAAGTTCATTAGTTCGCAAAAGTAGCCTTTTTCTGGTCTATAAGCATCATACAGTTCGTTGAGTGACAGATTGCTTAGTCGGCGGGTTGGGGGACAGGGACCTGATGCTCGGATGTCACTTGTCTGCGAGTTATCTCAGCCACAGAAAGCGACAGCTGTCAGTGTTGTTAAATATAGTGCTCCATAATTGAGGTGAGAGAAGAAGCGGACTCGATTCATTTCATCGTAAGGGATAACGGCAAGGGCATGGAGGCGCGAGGCAGGTTGATCTCCTTGCCTCAGACAATGGCGGGTACGGCCTGCGTAATGTGCAGGAGCGTATACAGCTTCATTTTGGCAGCGAATATGGGATTCGCATCGAAAGTGAAGCGGGTGTTGGAACCAAGGTGCATGTGGTCATACCCAAGGTGTGAAAAAAAACCAGCTAAACCCAATAGGGTCGCTGGTTTTTCTTATAGCCTACTTCTGAACGCCGTAGATTTTGTAAAGCTCATCCACCATTAGGTTAGCTGCGCGCACGCCACCTGCTGTATTGAAGATAGCATCGCTAACTTGAACCGCTTTGCCTTTCTTCACAACAGGAAGGTTCTGCCAGAGCGGATCTTTCATGAATTCTTCCGCTTGCTTGTTGCCTTTACCGTCTCCGGTTTCATACGTGAAATAAAGCATCATGTCAGCATCCACTTCTGGAATGCGTTCTTTGGTAATTTCTTCTACGAACGTATCTTTATAATTGGTTGCTGGACGAGCAATGCCGATTTGTTTGAAAATAATGCCTGTGAACGTATCAGAGAGGTAAATACGTGTTCTGCCGCCCATGAAACGAACAACCGATACTTTCTCTTGCAGCTTAGGACCAGCTTTTTGTTTGAAATCCTCAATTTTTTTATCGAAATCAGCAATGACTTTCACGCCTTCTGTTTTCTTGTTCAAGGCATCGGCGTACAGTGAGAAGTTGGCTTTCCACTCGCCTCTAAGCGTTTCGGAGAAAACTGTTGGCGCGATGGCTTTCAACTGATCATAAATTTTCTCTTGACGCAGTTTGTTACCGATAATCAAGTCTGGCTTAAGACCGGCAATCAACTCGACGTTAGGCTGTGATTCTTCGCCCAGCACGGTGACGCCTTCCATATCTGCTTTAATATGATCATACCATG
Above is a genomic segment from Paenibacillus sp. HWE-109 containing:
- a CDS encoding ABC transporter substrate-binding protein, which translates into the protein MFTNRRKTRFTTLITAALAVSLLLAGCGQKAAEESKDSKTATPATEETRTIKHAMGETQIKGTPKRVVILTNEGTEALLALGIKPVGAVKSFTGNPWYDHIKADMEGVTVLGEESQPNVELIAGLKPDLIIGNKLRQEKIYDQLKAIAPTVFSETLRGEWKANFSLYADALNKKTEGVKVIADFDKKIEDFKQKAGPKLQEKVSVVRFMGGRTRIYLSDTFTGIIFKQIGIARPATNYKDTFVEEITKERIPEVDADMMLYFTYETGDGKGNKQAEEFMKDPLWQNLPVVKKGKAVQVSDAIFNTAGGVRAANLMVDELYKIYGVQK